The following are from one region of the Pseudorasbora parva isolate DD20220531a chromosome 12, ASM2467924v1, whole genome shotgun sequence genome:
- the si:ch73-389b16.1 gene encoding coiled-coil domain-containing protein 18: protein MSKCKKELSEREKERLLIRRASGANASQLAHMEKMLQETKGLLEKKTETDPESKDCGDTMVSDLEQKVQRSKRDRRNSLHRTQLLESQMKTVRGELVGTLDHLEELRNILRRSQQKSEEREAAMQKLAAGLR, encoded by the exons ATGAGTAAGTGTAAGAAAGagttgagtgagagagagaaagaacgGTTGCTCATCCGCAGGGCCAGCGGAGCCAACGCCTCTCAGCTGGCTCATATGGAGAAGATGCTTCAAGAAACCAAAGGCCTGCTGGAGAAGAAGACAGAGACGGATCCAGAGAGCAAAGACTGTGGTGACACTATGG TGTCTGATCTGGAGCAGAAGGTCCAGCGCAGCAAGCGGGACCGTCGTAACTCCCTCCATCGCACACAGCTGCTGGAAAGTCAGATGAAGACGGTCCGCGGCGAGCTCGTGGGCACGCTGGACCACCTGGAGGAACTGCGCAACATATTGCGCCGCTCCCAGCAGAAGTCAGAAGAGCGGGAAGCTGCCATGCAAAAACTTGCTGCAGGGCTGAGGTGA